The Echeneis naucrates chromosome 23, fEcheNa1.1, whole genome shotgun sequence genome has a segment encoding these proteins:
- the LOC115036639 gene encoding G-protein coupled receptor 22-like, producing the protein MHTSSMLISAATMSNMTVLDTTDPYNLDMTSSEALYPISFQVSLTSFLLLEIVLGLSSNLTVLVLYCMKQNLISSVSNIITMNLHVVDVLVCVCCIPLTAVVVLLPLEADTAMIRCFHEACVSFASVATAANVLAITVDRYDISVRPANRVLTMGRAVALLGSIWALSSFSFLVPFMEVGFFLSSGSDLVNHTVVSVTHANEYYTEPGLYYHLLAQIPIFFFTAVVMLVTYYKILQALNIRIGTRFQHNLPKKKQKSKNTISLSTATQAESTDASQSSTGVRAGGSAPLGMRASVSVIIALRRAVKRHRERRERQKRVFRMSLLIISTFLLCWTPITVLNTIILSTGPSDLTVRLRLGFLVMAYGTTIFHPLLYAFTRQKFQKVLKSKMKKRVVSVVEAEPTPNNVVIHNSWIDPRRNKKVTFEDTEARQKCLCSQDAE; encoded by the exons ATGCACACTTCTTCCATGCTGATCTCTGCAGCCACCATGAGCAACATGACGGTGCTTGACACTACGGACCCCTACAACCTTGACATGACGTCCTCCGAGGCCCTTTACCCCATCAGCTTCCAG GTTTCGTTGACAAGCTTCCTACTTTTGGAGATAGTGTTGGGTCTGAGTTCAAACCTCACGGTGCTAGTCCTCTACTGCATGAAGCAGAACCTCATCAGCTCTGTTTCCAACATCATCACCATGAATCTACATGTAGTGGATGTGTTG gtaTGTGTATGCTGCATCCCGCTGACAGCTGTGGTGGTGCTACTTCCTCTAGAGGCAGACACAGCCATGATACGTTGTTTCCATGAGGCCTGCGTCTCTTTCGCAAGTGTAGCTACTGCTGCCAATGTGCTGGCCATCACTGTGGATCGCTATGATATCTCAGTCCGGCCAGCAAACCGCGTTCTCACAATGGGCCGAGCTGTGGCTCTACTGGGATCTATTTGGGCTTTATCCTCTTTCAGTTTCCTGGTTCCCTTCATGGAAGTAGGCTTCTTCCTCAGTTCTGGTTCAGATCTTGTGAACCACACTGTGGTCTCAGTGACTCATGCAAATGAATACTACACAGAACCGGGTTTGTACTATCACCTGTTAGCACAGAttcctattttcttttttactgctGTGGTAATGCTGGTAACGTACTACAAGATCCTTCAGGCTCTTAATATTCGGATTGGGACACGCTTTCAGCACAACCTACcgaaaaaaaagcaaaagagtaAAAACACTATCTCTCTGAGCACTGCAACACAAGCAGAGTCGACTGATGcttcacagagcagcacaggaGTCAGGGCAGGTGGGAGTGCACCTTTGGGCATGCGGGCATCAGTGTCTGTCATCATTGCTCTGAGAAGAGCAGTAAAGCGTCATCGGGAAAGAAGGGAGAGGCAGAAACGCGTCTTCAGGATGTCTCTTCTCATCATCTCCACCTTCCTGCTTTGCTGGACTCCAATTACTGTGCTCAACACTATCATCCTGAGCACTGGGCCCAGTGATTTGACTGTGCGTCTCCGCCTGGGTTTCCTGGTGATGGCCTACGGGACCACCATCTTTCACCCACTCCTCTATGCCTTCACTCGACAAAAGTTTCAAAAAGTTCTGAAGAGCAAGATGAAGAAAAGGGTGGTGTCTGTTGTTGAAGCTGAGCCCACACCAAACAATGTAGTCATCCACAACTCGTGGATTGACCCCAGAAGAAACAAGAAGGTCACGTTCGAGGACACAGAAGCCAGACAAAAATGTCTGTGCTCGCAGGACGCTGAGTAA